In the Treponema vincentii F0403 genome, CGGTGGAACCATTGTTCCACCTCATCTTTTTCGTCCCGCTGCAAACCGGCATGATAAAACCGAATAGCCTTATCCCGCAGCGTATAACGCAAGAACGCAGCGGTTTGCTCGGTGCCGTTCCGCGTCGCGCAGAAAATAACCATCGGCCGCTTCCGCTGCATAACCTCCTGCAAAAGGGCGGGTGCTTTTACGCGGCATTGCCGTACGTAATAGCTGATATTTGTCCGATCCGATTCCCCTCGTACCAGATGCGCCCGCCCGTCAAAGAGCAGCTCGCCGATGCGTTTCAACACATCGCTTCCCGCCGTCGCGGTAAAAGCGGTAACGGCAGGCGGCTTTAACGTTTCGATAACCTGTTTAAGCGTTTGGTAAGCAGGCCGAAAGCTGTCCCCCCATTCACTGACGCAATGAGCCTCATCTATGGCAAGATGGGCAATGCCGCGCTTCGCGATGCGGTTCAGCACCTCCTCCTGCATCAGGATTTCGGGGTTTGCAATGATAAGTTTTGCAGGAGGTTTGCCGTCCGTACCTTCGAGGCGGGCATACTGCGCGGCGCGCTCTTCTCTACTCTGACCGCCGCGGAACAAGACCGGCTCAAGATTCCCTTCGCACATCCGGCGCATCTGGTCGCTCATCAAGGCTAAAAGCGGATAGATAATGAGTGTCGGTTTATCCAATAGCAGCGCCGGTACCTGAAAACAGAGCGATTTTCCCGCACCGGTCGGCAGCAAAACAATCTGCCTGCCCCGCAAAACGCCGTCCTCATCGTACAGCTCAGTCAAAGGTTCCCCGATGCCGGCAGGAAAGTCATTCTCCTGTCCTTCGGCAACCGCAGAATTATTCAGCCGTTCAGCAGCTTCCGCAGCGTGTACGGCATCGAGGATGTTGGCAATGACAAGCCGCTGCCACGGATACAGCGCCGGAATCCCGAATACGGTCTGTGCGCAGATCGAAACGGCATCAGCCGTTTTTTCCAAGCTGTATTCGGGATTATCCGATTCAAAAACTACCGGACAGCTTTCCGTGTCGGGCAGCGCTTCGTCCTGTTCAAAAGGATAAGAATTTACTCCTTGGTAAAGGTTTGTTTCATTGATGATATTCATACCTAGTATATATATCACCAATGAAAAAACGGCTTGAAATTTTGACTAT is a window encoding:
- a CDS encoding RecQ family ATP-dependent DNA helicase; its protein translation is MNIINETNLYQGVNSYPFEQDEALPDTESCPVVFESDNPEYSLEKTADAVSICAQTVFGIPALYPWQRLVIANILDAVHAAEAAERLNNSAVAEGQENDFPAGIGEPLTELYDEDGVLRGRQIVLLPTGAGKSLCFQVPALLLDKPTLIIYPLLALMSDQMRRMCEGNLEPVLFRGGQSREERAAQYARLEGTDGKPPAKLIIANPEILMQEEVLNRIAKRGIAHLAIDEAHCVSEWGDSFRPAYQTLKQVIETLKPPAVTAFTATAGSDVLKRIGELLFDGRAHLVRGESDRTNISYYVRQCRVKAPALLQEVMQRKRPMVIFCATRNGTEQTAAFLRYTLRDKAIRFYHAGLQRDEKDEVEQWFHRHDSAILVTTCAWGMGVDKKNVRTVIHLNASPTAEAYVQEAGRGGRDGSPAQAVLLWSPDDKARIALMPEKQRKRAEILVDFAESERCRREVLLEALGEVRAVPLHAGDESIACSGCDVCSGTALLYPQDERELVKFIAANKRKFTAPQLIRLLHGNLPLWRAGDIGNLVSQLIGERKIRPANAFFWKGALTC